The sequence GGAACCCCAACCAGGCACTGAGTTAACATACTGTAGCAAACAGAGACttctcatttttgtcttttaaatacatattttactgATCTGATGTAAGTTTATGAGAAAGAAGCTCAGCTGCAAAAACCGgtcatcaaaacaaatgttttcccCTAATTTGATCTTTTTGAAGTGAATTACTGATAAATGTTTTGACATATtgagaatttaaataaaatattctaatgaATCTGAAACTTGATGCatcgaaacaaaacaaatcatgttgAGGTAAACGACcttcctgctcaaattaaatacataaagttacaaaagacacttttaaaaaatattcttctacACACTATAACTGACCCAAAACTAGAATAAATTAGTCAACTTCAGAGTGTGAGGAAAATGTATCTGTGTCTTTATTAGGTGGTTTCAGCTAAAGTTTCCCAATTTatgcttttaatcaaacattattttgaattttattactATAcagtgcagctttaatttcaagcactttcaaggacaaaccttaaaaacacaaaacagaaattcaagGATTTTAAGCTCCTGTAAAACCTGCTGAAGAAGAAATTTGCTCTGATTTGAAGGTTTCAGAGTCCAGATGAGCAAAAACAGCTTCATGAAGCCAAACTGACCTGCAATCAGCGAGATCCAGACGCGGTTCGGTGCtggtccgggtccaggtccaggtccaggtccaggtgtGGGTTGGGGGGCCCGGGGTTGGTCCAGGTGCCTCCTCCAGGGTCCCGTCTCCGTCATGCTGCAGGACGGCCGGCGGACTGCGAGGACACTGAGCCGGGACGCTGCGGCGGTACCAGCGGCGACCCGGATCGGGTTTCGGCCGGTCCCGGAGGAGGACAGAGGTGTGAGCTTACAGCAGCCTCGGGTTTCAACACATCGAGCGCCGAGCCGGACTCCAGCTCACCTGCAGCAGGTCAACACGACACCGCGCCGCTGACGCCACGGAAACGGGGCGGCACaggaagttctggttctgatccagcagCTGGAGTCTGGAAAAGGTCacgctttgtttttgttctcccaTCCTCAGCTGGAGGAAACTACATTACCCAGAATTCAgctgcactcaatctgtttcccaacaacaaaatctttaaaatgaaacaaaaaccataaaaacatcttgattgtttggaagatttttattaatcatttcatcacattattaaggaaacaaaaaaaaaaccctgagcAACAGAAACTAAGAGGGTCGGCCATGTCAGGAGCAGCTACGAGTCCAgcagggagtgtgtgtgtgtgtgtgtgtgtgtgtgtgtggctacAGGTTGGGGTTAACCACTCCGGATCCTTGACACTCGATGATGTATGTGACGCTGCTGCTCAGCTCGTCTTCGCTCTTTGTTATCGTAAACTTCGCCTGCAGACAcaacaggaacaggaagaattaaagtttcaaaataaaagcctatttgagtttatttttattctagttATAAAGATATCTTTCTCCTGGAAAGATATCATATCTGATATCTGGAAACTAGAGAGGAACATCTGGAGGAAATGTTTCTACCATCCTAATGgggaagcacggtggtggcagcatcatgtgggGAGATTTAAACTCAAATCACAAATCATTATTCTTTTCCTGCAGCAGTCAGTCTTTCAAGGCTCTAAAAAGGCCTCTGACTGAGGATGGCTGCTTTATGACAGTTCATGACAGGTTAACAGCTCCATTTTCCCAGTAACACGTCCTGGATGAAATCATCACTGCTGATcctcctcctttgcttttgccactTGAATCTCTGATAGAAGAGAcagtttgaacttcctccttctctcaaCTCACAATTCAggaattatttcagtttttgagaTGCTAAACAGCTGCTCTAGGTTATATAAAAACCATCccttgttgccacggttacgTATCGTAACTatctgaaagtaaaaagaagTGAGAGCAGAACTCCTTGGCCTCGTTAACCAGATGAAATAACTGAAAACAGCAAGTAGTTCACATGATTTACCAATTTCTTGGCAGATTTCAGTGAGAAAATGATTAAGAATCTGTGATTTATTACTTTCAGAAACTAATATGAATAATTTCGCAGCCAGACTTTAATCATTTCTCACTGGAGCGTCTCCAGCTGTGATCTGATCCGGTTTAGCTTCTCGCCGTCTGACCTGAGTGAGCTGCTCTGCGACGTGGATGGCCGTCTGCGTGTGCAGCGTCACGGCGCCCGTCCGAATCCTAGACGTTCCCTTCGCCAGCGCCATGAAGATGATGAGCTGCGGAGGAGGAAGGGTCAGTGACATCATCACGATCATCATCATCCTCGCGGCTGCTGCAGCCTCACCTGGTCCTGCAGGAACTCGTCCACGCAGCCGTTGTGTCTGAGGTTTCTCAGCAGCATCTCTGCAGCTTCTATTCCCACTTTATCTGCGTAAACACCTGAAAcgacaggtcagaggtcagggggCGGGGCTAGGAACCTGATTGGTTGAACTTggttgactttattcttgtaataagACTTATTCTGTTAGCACGGCTCTAAATTCTGTCTTTGTCacataattttattctcatgaataataaaaatagtatCCCTGctctaatattttattgtagttgatctgaattcaaagtccaaataaacagaacctgtaaacaaacttctgaaacaagatggccgccctgggagttctgacatcactctgaactctGGAggagtacagaaaaaaaataacaaaaaaatcatatcaGCCCTGGTATAAGTGAATCTTTTCCTCCAATAAAACCATCAAACTGCTCCTGATTCCTCTGCagtgataaaaacattttgattggtTTCCAGAGCcgtgctgccccctgctggtcatcACTGACATAAACACTCTGATTGGTTTCCAGAGCcgtgctgccccctgctggtcatcACTGACATAAACACTCTGATTGGTTTCCAGAGCcgtgctgccccctgctggtcatcAGTGACATAAACACTCTGATTGGTTTCCAGAGCcgtgctgccccctgctggtcatcCTCACCTTTCTTTCCCAGAGCCGATCCTGCGAACAGGCAGCCTGTGGAAGACTCTGCGATGATTCTGAAACAGAACAACCAATGAGAGAGCTGCTGGTGCTGTGACATCAGCGGGTGGGCGTGGCTTACATGATGCCGTTGCCGTTCCCGTAGGCCTTTTCCTTCTCTTGCACCGCCTGGATGTTGATGTAAAGTTCTTTGATTTCCTTCCTGATGGTGCGAACGGCGGCGGCTGACATGTCTTTAGCCAGCTGCAgacaggaacaggaagtcagctcagacagacaaagctagccaaaataaaagactttaaatCAGTTGAGAGGGACTTTTACTTTGAAGGGCAGGACTCCGGCCACAAAGGCTCTGCCATGGATCTTTGTGATGTTTCCTCTGTCCGTCATGGAGACGGGCTGCAGCTCCTTGAGCGGCTGAGCCGTCACCGCCACCTCCCCGCCGCCTTTAGGGTAGTAGCccctgcagcacaaacagacgCCATGACAACCAGGGTCTCTGACAGGAAACAGCAGCCGGACGGCAGCGGTGTCGGGGGACGGACCTCATCCTGATGTCGCAGTCAAAATGGACGCCGAACCTCTCCACAACGGGCTTGAAGACCTGGAGGAGGAACCAGGAAGTTTATGGAGAATTTATGGTTCCAAACTATAAACATCTGCATTAAAGGTGCAGTttgtaagttttataaaaataattttaaaaactttttacatatttgttgtaaCTGCCACCATGTTGTTGCAGTATGATATGAACCAGACAATctgaaaaatgtctcttttaattagatgtatgaaaatatctggtttcaactgtaaaaaacgttttttaaacaaatttaaacttttaatcaaCTGTTTGATTAAATAATACACTTTATTaacaaactgtgcagtttgaatatcaagcatTATAAAGGACTTCATACACAAATCAAGAACTTTCCAAACcctgaaaaacaccaaatcaaaattcaataattttcaaggatttcaagcacccaTATGGACTAACAGAATGGATCCTGTGTTGAGTGTACTGATATAAACAGGTTCTTACTGGACCTACTGGTCAAAATTCAACAAACTGGTGAATCTTTTATGTTGGATGCGGCTACAGTGACCCCGTTGCTCCAGCAGGGGGAGCACTCAGCTTACCTTTACAGTGTAGTCGATCTGCGGGGCCATCTCTGCGTTAGTTCCTCCTTTCAGAAGGAGCTGTGAGGCGGCGTCAGCGTACAGCGCGCAGGGCAGGGCCGCCTgcagcagcaaacacacactcctgacagaaaacacacacattacagAAACCGTGGCCGAGACGCGTTGGGGCCGTGCAGCCGCCACCGGCGGCTCCTCACCCTGCGGTCTGCGTGTCGGCCGTGTGGTTCCCCGACCGGACCTTCCCTGGAGTCAGGCTGATGTCGGTGGAGCCGATGCTGGCGCCCTGCAGGCTGCCGGAGCAGAGGTCTGAGACCAGCTGGAGGCCCGTCAGGTGCTGCggcctgaaacaaaaacaacaaacacgcAGCGTGAAAAGGGTTTCAactgggaagaaaaaacaaaaacacaggaagaaagatttaaactgaaaaaaatacaaataaatgatttaaactgCTGAAAATACAAGCAAGGGTTCAAACCGAAAAATAACACGCAAGAATGggttaaagtgaaataaaaaaaagacgcAAGACTGACTTAAAGtgatgaaaatattcagaaagaaaggattaaactgaaaataaaacacgcagaaaaaacgttttaaactgaaaaaagcgACATAAAAGGTTCAAAAACACTCAGAAAGGcttaaactgataaaaatagGCGTAAAGGAGGGTTTACACTTCATTCTGCACAGAGAGCAGTTTTCTGACCAATTACCAATTTTTAagaagcctgacctgctgattccaattttggccaataccatttttttatctgaaatgtcactaaacataacaataaaactgagttGGTGGCAGTGTGGTGACTATTATTAACTAACAGCCAAACCTCTAACAGAACAGAAGAGACAGTGGCTGATGTTTAGACCTCTGCTGAGGTCGATCTCCCCAAATTAAAGAAACCGGCGCTGATTAATTGGCTGGTTGACAAATCGGTGCACCACTAATTTAATTgctgaaaatatagaaaaaggGTTGAAACTAAAGATGCACTGATTCAATATTGACCTCATATTGATATTGGTTCTGATATTGAAAAAAGTCTAGATTGAATAGTACAACAATGTTTCCGATCCCTGAGAGCACATCTactcagtctaattctatgctttgtgctgtgagtgacatcatgctttattctttattttacattttatttagaatgtctaattatattttctgaaccattggaaagaaggtttgttgaagcttaattttatgtgtttgaaaAATCAGTCAACCAGTTTCtgtcactttcagtttttttgttatttatttttctttggctgttctactcctgcctgcactgactgaacaaattaaaactggTTTTGACCAAACTTATCAAGTGTTGGTGTTTAAGTGAGCTGCACTACTGCAGTTATCACATACatttatgtctttttgttttgtttgttttttaaacattttaagtcaattcagttgtttttctgtatcgacAGGCCGATAGCAGACCTCAGATATTAGAGTTATTATTAAAGTAATAGAGATTTCAGGTTATATCCcagattaaattttaaattatttcttaaaaatacatttggacTCTCGCAAATAGAACATGGGaaagttgtttctttaaaaaaaaaatcaaattggAAAAATGTGTCAATGTCACACAACATTTGaatttagataataaaaaacagaaccaaaataaaGGTTTGTGACCAAATAATCACATCTATATCTGTGAACCAATCAGAACGGCTGAACAttactaattgttttttgtaaaaatatcaaGGTCCAACAATCTCCAAATAGTTCACTACTGAAATTCAGTTCATGTTATCTGAAAATAGCATTAAATTGGAGgaattttttccagttttcattGAAAGCAACATCATGTCAGGTTGATCTAAAAGCTGAGAGTCTAGTTCTTATAT comes from Gambusia affinis linkage group LG10, SWU_Gaff_1.0, whole genome shotgun sequence and encodes:
- the rtca gene encoding RNA 3'-terminal phosphate cyclase; the protein is MDSAAVEIDGSVMEGGGQILRVSAALSCITGSAIKIIKIRAGRSTPGLRPQHLTGLQLVSDLCSGSLQGASIGSTDISLTPGKVRSGNHTADTQTAGSVCLLLQAALPCALYADAASQLLLKGGTNAEMAPQIDYTVKVFKPVVERFGVHFDCDIRMRGYYPKGGGEVAVTAQPLKELQPVSMTDRGNITKIHGRAFVAGVLPFKLAKDMSAAAVRTIRKEIKELYINIQAVQEKEKAYGNGNGIIIIAESSTGCLFAGSALGKKGVYADKVGIEAAEMLLRNLRHNGCVDEFLQDQLIIFMALAKGTSRIRTGAVTLHTQTAIHVAEQLTQAKFTITKSEDELSSSVTYIIECQGSGVVNPNL